A single Triticum dicoccoides isolate Atlit2015 ecotype Zavitan chromosome 2A, WEW_v2.0, whole genome shotgun sequence DNA region contains:
- the LOC119353915 gene encoding zinc finger protein ZAT1-like, whose translation MDAVGELAAAGMHHHHHHHHHRCKVCGKGFSCGRSLGGHMRSHISLGEALPEADDELIRRSSANGGRASANGAVGYGLRENPKKTRRLSDFADEEEDQGGDGGAQRACRECGKLFSSWRSLFGHMKSHAPGAARDHDEYDEADGDVDLLGEEEYSFAAEAEAEAEKEEEEEEEEMEPAPMEPLVPAPVAVMAAPPRRRRRSMRVAAPAPAPPPPMLSAFEKEQEDVALCLLMLSRDTTGGMRGSPAPKQAHLPRNGYGYNSDDDSALFQYGDAKTKSVAKSKKRRTSHYALNSASPKQRGEAAPPPAKRTRYECPGCGRVFSSYQALGGHRASHKRINTSCSAPKAAPAAAPAPEPSVDTYTSFGTLSPSASPDSVAIGIGAGSSKKPAAGEAEKFECPVCFRVFGSGQALGGHKRSHIIADAAFSSDGELYGSASVSVNEEQEQGYPVAAAGSLDLNFPPAPSEEA comes from the coding sequence ATGGACGCCGTGGGGGAGCTTGCTGCTGCGGGGatgcaccaccaccatcaccaccaccaccacaggtGCAAGGTGTGCGGGAAGGGCTTCTCGTGCGGCCGCTCGCTGGGCGGCCACATGCGCTCCCACATCTCGCTCGGCGAGGCGCTTCCGGAGGCCGACGACGAGCTGATTAGGCGCTCCTCCGCCAACGGCGGCCGCGCCAGCGCCAATGGCGCCGTCGGCTACGGGCTCCGGGAGAACCCCAAGAAGACGCGCCGGCTGTCCGACTTcgccgacgaggaggaggaccaGGGCGGCGACGGAGGCGCGCAGAGGGCCTGCCGGGAGTGCGGCAAGCTGTTCTCGTCGTGGCGATCGCTGTTCGGCCACATGAAGAGCCATGCGCCCGGCGCCGCcagggatcacgatgagtacgacgagGCCGACGGCGACGTGGACCTGCTTGGAGAGGAGGAGTACTCCTTCgccgcggaggcggaggcggaggcggagaaggaggaggaggaggaggaagaggagatggAGCCGGCGCCGATGGAACCGCTGGTGCCGGCGCCGGTGGCTGTGATGGCCGCGCCGCCCAGGCGGAGGCGCAGGTCCATGCGCGTGGCGGCGCcggcccccgcgccgccgccgccgatgctgAGCGCGTTCGAGAAGGAGCAGGAGGACGTCGCGCTCTGCCTCCTGATGCTCTCGCGCGACACCACCGGTGGCATGCGGGGTTCGCCGGCGCCGAAGCAGGCGCACCTCCCGAGGAACGGCTACGGCTACAACTCCGACGACGACTCGGCTCTGTTCCAGTAcggcgacgccaagaccaagagcgTGGCCAAGAGCAAGAAGCGAAGGACCAGCCATTACGCGCTCAACTCCGCCTCGCCGAAGCAGCGGGGCgaggcggcgccgccgccggcgaagCGCACCCGCTACGAGTGCCCGGGGTGCGGCAGGGTGTTCAGCTCCTACCAGGCGCTGGGCGGGCACCGCGCGAGCCACAAGCGGATCAACACCAGCTGCAGCGCCCCCaaggccgcgcccgccgccgcccccgcgccggagCCGAGCGTGGACACCTACACCTCGTTCGGCACCCTGTCCCCGTCGGCCtcgccggactcggtggccatcgGCATTGGCGCCGGCAGCAGCAAGAAGCCAGCCGCCGGCGAGGCGGAGAAGTTCGAGTGCCCGGTCTGCTTCAGGGTGTTCGGGTCGGGGCAGGCGCTGGGCGGGCACAAGCGGTCCCACATAATCGCCGACGCCGCCTTCTCCTCGGACGGCGAGCTCTACGGCAGCGCGAGCGTGAGCGTGAACGAGGAGCAGGAGCAGGGGtacccggtggcggcggcggggtcgctGGACCTCAACTTCCCGCCGGCTCCGTCGGAGGAGGCCTGA
- the LOC119353914 gene encoding uncharacterized protein LOC119353914, whose protein sequence is MTRRRRARPAPPPAALEDDDLLRKIFLLLPPQPSTLPCVSVVCKQWRDVVTDPQFLRGFRDQHRRPPLLGLVMGHTASPYFRSDLNPPDHIPHERFFPRDIRSMNMDIFDCRHGRVVFFAQRLGEVVLFDPATGGRRCVVVPPVFHGKEIGVFNAAVICVSGDEGHVHGDCHASPFQVVLMGISDDYKQAFASVYSSESGIWGDIISIENREMYDLKQPSTLIGNALYWLFPGDDGEGILEFDLGRQSLANIEMPQGLVYYSPRSLQVMVADGGCVGLAILSCYRFEMWERKVSCDDGVAGWVLQKTVQLNTILGLGPMGGLDNLLMGYDEVDHVIYIRTDIGFYMVRLESMQFRNLGKDNFSNTSYLPYRSFYTAVSDLAVCERTGELFAPLANDYLLASWGVEAVGGNEAATLSETSPEGGTVGMSKHIDQGKDADPAPSRALKQTRIDVIFKKETETRSKLSKAWAKWFRSNGVPANKADCPHFCSALKLTQQLGTRLVAPTGNEIDSANLDASDEELP, encoded by the exons atgacccgccgccgccgcgcccgccccgccccgccaccgGCGGCGCTGGAAGACGACGACCTCCTGCGGAAGATtttcctcctcctcccgcctcaGCCCTCCACCCTTCCCTGCGTCTCCGTCGTCTGCAAGCAGTGGCGCGACGTCGTCACCGACCCCCAATTCCTCCGCGGCTTCCGCGACCAACACCGGAGACCTCCGCTCCTCGGCCTCGTCATGGGCCACACCGCGTCGCCCTACTTCAGGTCCGATCTCAACCCTCCAGACCACATCCCGCACGAGCGCTTCTTCCCTCGAGACATCCGCAGCATGAACATGGACATATTCGACTGCCGCCATGGGCGCGTCGTCTTCTTCGCCCAACGGCTGGGCGAGGTCGTGCTGTTTGACCCCGCCACGGGAGGCCGCCGTTGTGTGGTCGTTCCACCAGTGTTTCACGGAAAGGAGATTGGCGTCTTCAACGCCGCCGTGATTTGCGTTTCCGGCGACGAAGGCCACGTGCACGGCGATTGCCACGCCAGTCCATTTCAGGTGGTCTTGATGGGCATCAGTGACGACTATAAACAAGCTTTCGCCTCTGTCTACTCATCGGAGTCTGGCATATGGGGTGATATCATCTCCATAGAGAATCGTGAGATGTATGATTTGAAGCAACCCAGTACACTTATTGGAAATGCCCTTTACTGGTTGTTTCCTGGAGATGATGGGGAAGGCATACTGGAGTTTGATTTGGGTAGGCAGAGCCTAGCCAATATCGAGATGCCGCAAGGTCTGGTGTACTATAGTCCTCGCAGCCTTCAGGTCATGGTAGCAGACGGTGGCTGTGTCGGCCTCGCCATTCTGTCATGCTATAGATTCGAAATGTGGGAGAGGAAGGTCAGTTGTGATGATGGTGTTGCTGGATGGGTGTTGCAGAAGACCGTTCAACTGAACACGATCCTTGGATTGGGGCCTATGGGGGGACTGGACAATTTACTAATGGGATATGATGAAGTTGATCATGTGATTTATATAAGGACGGACATTGGTTTCTACATGGTTCGACTTGAGTCGATGCAGTTCAGGAACCTCGGCAAAGACAATTTCAGCAATACTTCCTATCTTCCCTACAGAAGTTTCTATACTGCAG TGAGTGACTTGGCAGTATGCGAGAGGACTGGTGAACTCTTTGCACCTCTTGCAAATGATTACCTCCTTGCTTCATGGGGTGTAGAAGCAGTAGGAGGTAACGAAGCAGCTACCTTGAGTGAAACCTCACCGGAAGGAG GTACGGTCGGCATGTCAAAGCACATAGATCAAGGAAAGGATGCAGATCCTGCGCCTAGCCGGGCACTAAAACAAACACGAATTGACGTGATATTCAAGAAGGAGACCGAGACAAGATCAAAGCTTAGCAAAGCTTGGGCAAAATGGTTTCGGAGCAATGGCGTTCCTGCAAATAAAGCAGACTGCCCACACTTCTGTAGTGCCTTGAAGCTAACACAACAACTAGGTACCCGCCTCGTTGCTCCTACAGGCAACGAAATAGACAGTGCAAATCTGGACGCCAGTGATGAAGAACTACCATAA